CATATGTGGCCTAATGCTCCAGTAGAAGAACTTGAAGAGGATGACAATGAAATAAGGAAGTTACCAACAGTTATGTTTGTCTCAAGTGCGTCTCAAATTGACGTCTTATTACAGCGCTATTCATCTTGGTCAAGCCTGATAAAGGTTATGTCATGGGTGCTGCGTTTTGTCCAGAGAAGTAGAAAGAAGGTTCCAGCTTATCTTAAAGCAAGCACTCTTCAGCTGGTGAAAATTCAGCAAACAAGTCAGGAAATTGTGCGGCTGGTTCAAAGCCAACACTTCCATGAGGAGTACCTGTGTCTGAAGGAAGGCAGGCAAGTGAAATGCAATAGCAAGCTGGCCAATCTAAGTCCTATCCTGATTGATGGCGTTATACGCGTTGGAGGAAGAATTCACCGCTCTCCAATAGCCTTCAAGGCCGCTCATCCGATGGTCCTCCCAAAGTCTCATCACGTGTCTATTCTAATACTTCGTTACTACCACTATGTACTGGGTCACGCAGGCCGTGAACATGTGTTATCCGTCATTCGTCAGAGTTTTTGGATCTTGAGAGGAAGATCTCTCGTTCGTCAGATCCTAAGCAAGTGTGTGAGCTGCCGCAGGCGTAATACGCCCACTCTGCAGCAAGTCATGGCTGATCTTCCCAAAGAGAGACTAGTGCCTTATCAGCCACCGTTCACGTACACCGGTTTGGACTTCTTCGGTCCGTTCTATGTGAAGCGTAGCCGTAGCACAGTGAAGGTATATGGCTGCATATTTGTTTGCTTCAACAGCCGAGCTATACACATTGAAGATGTCAGCTCACTAGAAACGGACACATTTATCCAAGCCCTGCTTCGATTTATCTCAGTTCGTGGTTGCCCGAAGGAGATATGGTCAGATAACGGAACGAATTTTACCGGTGCTGAGAAGGAGCTTCGCCTGCTGGTTCAGGGTATGAGCGATGAACGCATCAAGATTGAGTTACATTCCCTTGAAGTAGAATGGTACAGGTGCCCACTGCCGGAATGGCGTTTCCAACCTCCTGCCGCAAAGCCATATGTCGGGAGTTTGGGAGAGGCTCGTTAGAAGTGTGAAGAAAGCTATGAAGGCTGTTCTAGGTAGCCGAAGTGCACTCGTTGATTTGGAAGCGTTACGTACGGTGTTTGCAGAAGTTACATCAATCTTGAACAGTCGTCCTATTTGTTCCTCCAGTGATGATCCTAAAGATATGGAACCGCTTACTCCAAACCATCTTCTTTTACAGCGACGAAACCTCTTTGTACCTCCAGGAATATTCGCTAAAGAGGACGTGTACTCgcgcaaacaatggagacacaCACAATTCATCGCCAACTGCTTCTGGTCTCGATGGGTTCGAGAATATGTTCCGATGTTGCAGCATCGCCACAAATGGCTACTAAACAGGCGGAACTTAGCAGTGAACGACCTGGTTCTTGTCGTAGATAACACTCTCCCAAGGTGCCGCTGGTTGCTAGGCCGCGTCACTAAAGTGTTTCCAGGTGAAGATGCACGTTTGCGTACTGCAGAGGTGAAAACCAAGACTTCGAGACTCGTTCGACCTGTAACGAAGCTATGCCTTCTTGAAGAGGCAACATGATGAATAGGGAGCGCTGTGAACATGGTCATAACTGAACACTGAACATTGAGTTAGCTGGCTTTAAATTGTTGATTAATGAACACTTAAGACCTGTTTAGATTTCGTTTAATGTCGCGTTAGTTCAGCCCTACCCCCCGGGATGTTGAGGCTATTCCCCAACAATGGTCGCTACGGTAAATCCAGTCCACTGTTCTGTTTATTATTCCACGTAAGACCATGATGCTTCGGTAGCTTTGCTTCGGAAGAAACAACGCATGTGGTGAATCGCTAGTGTAAACTTATGCCGAGTCATTTCATCATATGGTTTTTACGGCTTTTCAAAGGACTGTAATCCAGATTGAAAGTTGGCATCGGTCGTCTACATTAAACTCGTTTTGTTTCGGAAGTCTGTTGCTGTGTTTCCTAACCGCTTTACATGTTCGGCCCGAACAGAGCTGGTTCCCCTGGTTTACGGTTATTGTGTGCTACTTGTACTTTTCTAACTATACCATCTTCTCGAGCTCCTGGAAACACTTTTGAAACTTTTCCGAGCTTCCATTGGCCCCTGATTTGGTTTGAATCTTGAATAAGGAAGATATCCCCTTTTTGAAGATTTCTATTTGTTGTGTGCCATTTTTTTCGTATAATGAGACTTGGAAAGTAATCTCTAGTCTATCTTCTCCAGAAATTGTCGATAATTTTTTGGATGAATTCGTAACTGTGACGTGGATTATCTGTTTGCATGAATTTTCCGCTTGGCACCTGTGACGTTAATCGTCCAAGCAAGAGCTCGTTGGGGCATAGGTATGATTCGTCATCCGGTGAGGTTGGGTGTCTACCTATCGGTCTTTTGTTTATCACGTTAGCAGCCTCAAAGCAAACAATCTGCACCTCGGAAAATGTCATCAAACTTTCGCCAATAGCTAATGTAATTGCTGTCTTGACTGATTTAATAAGTGCTTCGGATACACCATTCTGCCATGGAGCGTCAGCTGACGAGAAGATCGAGCTGAGACCTTGCTTGTGTTACTCCAAAATTTCGAGTCTAGATCTTTTACTACTTTCTTAAATTCTTTATTGGCTGCAACAAGTTGAGTTTCATTATCTTAGTATAGTTTCGATGGATAGCCTCTAATAGATACGAAACGTCGTAGTACCATTAGGAATTTCTGAGTAGGGTAATCAGGCGAAACATCTACGTGAACAGCTCTTGTTGCGAGACAACTGAATATTAATCCGTATCCTTTTCCTGTCGTTCTTTTCTTTACTTCATCTTTTACTTTAAATGGACCAAAAAAGTCGAGTGCTGTAGAATCCCATGCTGGTGCTGGTTTTAATCTATTCGTAGTTTACCCATTATCTGTTCGCCCAGTTTTTTCTCCATTTTTCTAGATAATGCAGTTGTTCTTTACGTATTTAACCCGTTTAAGTAGTCTAATTATAAAGAATCTTGATCGAATTTTACTAGCTGTTGATAGGACCCCAAGGTATGTGTTCCGCATAGAGTTTGAGAAACGATGCTCATAGGGTAGCAGTATGAGTTCCTGTTTATTGTAGCTCATTTCCATCCATCGCCGACTTCGTCCTCCCactgtatatatattttatcgTGACGTTTTCGAGGACAGAGGCGTTTATATTAAATTGTCCTTTTTTCAAGTCTTCGTGCACAATTTTCTGTGCTTGTAAAATCCAGAATTGCTCTGCATTTGCAATATCTTCAGGTGTCAGTACTTTAGTTACAAACTTGAATGTAGTTCTTGTCATCTTGTGGTGCAGTGCTAGTACTCTTGCAGTCACTCGTAGCAGCTTTTCAAAAGTCGAGTGTTTGTCTTCTTCAATTTTGTTCACAATATTGATAGATACCTCGACAGTGTCCGGTAGCTTTTGTACTGTGGTAGGTGTTTGTGTTATCGGCCACTCGCTTTCAGAGAAAGTCAGGTCCCGTCTGCCAGCTACTATTGATATCAATTTCGATTGGTCTCTTACCACGTGTTAACTAATCAACAAAGTTATTCTTACTTTCAGTCCAATACCAgtcatttttttcggtaccatCTTGAATCTCTCCTACGCGTGTTGCGGCGAATATGTTGAATCCACATGTTTCTTTATGTATCATGGCATGTACTATCTCGGAATCGACAATGTGTCAATATCTTTGAAATTTATACCTGCACTGTTGTTGTGAGAACGGCTTTTAATCTTTTGTTTAGTACAGCACCACAAAGTTCTATGCTAACATTTGACATCCTTTTGACTGGAGCTAGGCGATTCTTTGATAGAATAATGTAACTGACAAATTCTTACGTTGGTAATTCCCATCTGACATAAGCACAAACGCCGTAAGCGTTGTTTGATCCGTCGCTAAATATCATCAGTATTGGGTCTCCTATTGCTCCATGTGGTTTGATACGTCGTTTGACTGTAATCTTTTCCATTTCAGGCAAGTCACTGAAAAATGTCATCCATTCTCTTCCGTATTCTTCCGGTATGGGTTCTTCCCAATCCAGCTTTGTTTCATATGTCCACAGTTTTCTCATAAGTATTTTAGCTCTTACTGTGTACCGACGGTAAGTCTAGGAGAGTCGTTTATATCGTTCACTTGAGACAAAATTGTACTGGAATATTACAGGTGGCCTCAACATCTGTAGGAGTCGCGTCCTTTTGAGTGCGTGTCGTTTTTATCTTTAGGGAAAAAGCTTAATTTGACTTTAAAGTGAAAATTGTCTTTCATAGAATCCGAGACAACGCCAAGCACTTTTCCTGTTGCAGTACATGGTTCCATTGGTATTTTTGGTTCATATTTGCTCGATCAATCTTCTGAGTAGGTCCACTCTTTTAATTTCAATCCTCCTTTGTTCAATATCTTCTCtatagaacagttttcaaaggactgtcgaaagtaattacgtgattgcgattgctacgcttagtgattagcttaaaagactcgcgccagtttttcagccgatgagaatcaaaaccaaaaccaatcgcaccacgtacgcgttaTTTTTCCCGAGcatcgagcgagttacaggtaattgctaggaattgtgattggttcaatgcGCTGCCCGctcctcttgtgattggtcggggtaattgctttggttttggtttttcgacagtcatttgaaaaccgctttatAACCCGcaatttgttttgccttttttcgATTGTTGACGCTTTCAATTACATCATCCATTTATGTGTTATTGAGTATCACTTGGGAAGCATCCGGAAATTGATCTTTTCCCATTTCTGCGGTCTTTCGTAATGCGACAGTTGCTATCGCGCCTGATGGTTTCTTGCCAAACAAAACTGTCTCTCTGTATTACGTAGATATATGGTTCTTGTGTAGTCTTCATCTCACGCCACAAGAATCGATGCGTATGTTGATCTAACACGTTTGTTGCAACGGTGAGGTAAATCTTCTTAATATCTCCGATGAATGCAACTTCATACTCTCTAAATCTTAGGAGGACTGCCAATATGTTGTTGAATAGGTCTCGTCCTTTCGCCCAATTCCTCATTCAGCACATGACCCATTTATTTTGCACTGTTGTTGAACACAATCCTGAAAGGGGTAGACTTCGAATGTGGCTTTTGTAGTCTTTTGGATGTGAAATATAGTGTATTGGACCTTTGTAGTTTTTTAGTTCTGCCTTGATTAGTTTCCTCGCCACTCTTCGATTTACCATGTCTTGTACATGTGTTTGTTCTTTATAAATTTTTGCATGTTCTGAATTTTTTGCAAGTCTGCTTTCAGTTGAAGTAATTTAGCAAACACAGCCTTTCTGTTATCCGGTAAATCGTTGGGATGTCTGATCCATAGGTATTCTGCAATCCATCTTTGGGCCTCTTGATCGTAATAAAGGTTCTTTTCAATTAGAGCAAGTTCTTTCTCTTCCTTAATTGTATAGTTCTTAATTCCCAGGGAACATTTTCCGTATTTACATCCACTGCATCGTGGGATGCATTCGATTCCAAGATTTTCGATTTTGTAGAAGTCTTCCACGGTAGAAGATatactagggagtttaagcaaagcacTACGGCTGGTGCTACTACAGCTGCCGTGACTGAAAAGGTCTGGAGAGAGTACGTCTCGGTGgtttgctaaattttaagttaagcgaaacaaaatacaaagaaacacggctaaggagtttaaaacctcttttatttagtttcgCACAGCCTAAGAGCTTCGCTCAAAGGAGGATGGCCGTTGTTCGCCTTGCTAGGACGAACAtattatttctgagcaaaaagcGAGTACCATACACTTTGTACGATAGCAACATTTTGATGGATGAAATATATAACTTCAGAGACAAATACCTaaaagaatatcgagtgaagaacacacatacatcaatactcaaagaagcaaaaaagcatcgtatagtatccagatacaaaacatgttcactaaatctttaaagcaaacttaaccgaagaaaaacaacaggctcgtgctgaacacgaatatttcacttgactcacttcgcCATTCCGACACCCGTTGTCAAAACTTATCGTAAATTCATAATACGGCTTTGCAAGCTTATGAGAGGCAACCTTGTCacagtctttgacttaaattgactttaaaggatatacattccaatggaattcttaaaatgccgagatgtccgttgaaaagggccaaagaagcgaaataaacccAACGTACTAGCTACTACGGCAAAACATCCCGACGAACGTAATCAGATTTCACGCTACGGCTGGATGCAACCGacgtacatgcgcagtgtctcattttggggaaaatttacttccggcagccgtattaccgccagccgtagcgatttgcttaaagtccctactATGAAGTACTTGTACACTATTGAGTTCGggtctttcatttgtttctttgatttgtgGATGAGTTCCTCCAAGGCATCATCGAATCGATTTTTTAATAGTAGTAGGTGTTCCGAGCTCTGTTCCTTTTGTGAATGGAACCCAGCGTATTCGAAACCAATTAATACATCTACTTCTCCTGTTGGTCTTGTTATTTCTCTCTTTATTTCGTTTCCGACTGAATAGACGATGTACTCCATACAAGTTTATAGCTTGAATATCGGAAGTTATTTTATCTATGCCGTATACGTCGATTTGTAACTCTTTTCCCCTTTTCTCAATTGGTGTGAGCTTGTACTTGGGGACATTAACTTCTCATTATTAACGCCTCCAACTTTGACCACAGATAGTTGAGCATTTATTCCCTTGAGTTTTTCCTCTTTAGCTTTTTTATTTGTGATGAAGCAGAGAGAAGCGCCGTTGTCCCATAATACGTTAGCAAATCCTTGTTTTGTCTGAATCCTTTAAACTTTTAGAAGACATGTATCAATATCTCTGTTGTTACACGTATTGGCAGATGCAGGGACGTCAATTTCGTATCTTTCCTCATGCAGAGTCGCATTGTGTACCATTTACTCCACAGACGCTCTTATTCCCGCATTCCTGTATTCTATGACCTCGCTTGAGACATGACCAAAAAGTTCCCTTTTCCTTTAatattccttttctttcttcaacGGACTTGGATAGATAAATTCTGCATTCAGTTGTTAAATGGTTAGCTCCTTCATGGCATAGACATTTCCTAGGTTTCCAGTACGGAGTGCTTACTTTGCTGTCGTTTTTCTCTGATTAATGTACAAAACCCTTTGTATTAGAGTCGTTTCGCAGTTTCGCATTCTCAAATTCAATGGCCTGCTTCTAATTGAGAAGGATTTTCAATAAACTCGGATATTTATTCGTTTTGTCAACAGTGCTGCGGCCGGAGCTTACAAGCTTTGCCGTTTCTTTCTTGACATCGGTCGGTAAAATTTCTTCTCTATCACGCTTACAGAACTGGTTgtaattatttccttttcttgtcCTAATCTCTTTCAGTCTCGGTAGCCATCCTCAACGACGTTGATTAACTCGACGCGTCTGTTGTTTTCACCGTCCCTGATATTTCTCGTAATCTGTATTGCGTTCATGATCACATCTACAACTTTCGTGGGATCATATTCTTCATGTAATCGTTTCCACATAGCTTCAAGATCGTCATCAATGCTTTTTACGACGTCAGCCGGTTCTTTACTAAGACATGATCGAAGGATGTAAGGTGCGCTTTCGATGTTAATAGTCAGCATGACTTGTTTCTTAAAGTCCATTTTAAATCGGGGATAATCTCTTATTCTTCCTGTAAATAGTGGCATTTTGACCTTGTCTGGATGAGTGAAGTAGATTCTGTTTTCGTACGTTGTCTTGATCTATATTTTTAGCGATAAATGATTCGATCTTTTTTGCGCTGATTTCATTGTAGTTCGCGTGCACGTTACGGATCCATTCGGATCTCGTATTCTGCATGCTTACGGTCTACTAGCTCGAGCGCTCTATTGTGTAATTCATTGCAGTTTGTTAGCGTAGCATATAATTCTTTAGAAGTCTTGCGCAAAGCTGGTGTTGCATCTAGACCAATACGGTGCGATTCTATTAGACTTTGTGCATGCTTTGTAagagtttcaaagattgctttCATTGATTTCTctttcttgtttatttgttcCATCAAACTTTGAAATCTTTCTTGTTCCAATCTGATTGCTTATTGTCGATTTATTTCTTCTCTCTGTTTCTTCTCGATTTGAATCTGCTGGTTGATGTATTGAGCTTCCATGGCTGCTGCCTCAACGTACAGTTCTTAAAGTTCAGTGATCCATAATTCACTTTGTTCAACTTCTTGCCCTATTAAGTGTATTGTAAAAATGTCATGCTTACCTTCAACTGTATTCCAGGCTTCATTGAGTTAAGCGAAGGTTCTCTATACAGTATCGATACCTTTGTTATCCTTAATGGACTTTAGGAATTCGTTCCGCTTTCTTGTAAATCGTGCTTTAGCTGAAGTCCTTATCCTTTTTGCTTCTACAGCCATCTCTTCTCCTCCATTCGATTTCGAATGTTTTGTTGAAAATAACATCTATAGTGAAAATACAGCAATCATGATGAGTAAGGATTCTACTAAATTACAATTTcataaaaaggaaatatttatttatatttatgttAGTGCACACGTAATAATATACCGGTGGAAAGGTAACCGTTACGTCATTGGCTTAGTGGCTACCTCTTCGTCCACACTAAATTTTCGATGGAAAGGTATCCGTGAAGTCATGGGGTTAGTACCTGCCTCCTTGTCTGTACATATGATGATTTCTGACCAACTATTTGGTTTCATAAATCGCTCGCATATAGCGACGAAGGAAATCACAAATTTCGCCGTTATGTAAATGTGGGATTTCATGCTGAGCTTGCTATGCATTACAACTAAAAGAAGGCTGATCTTGGTATTGGCAAAACGGAGTCCAAGGAAATTCTCCATTACACAGGGGTCTTTCTTCCCTTATGATCTGGTATTTAATCAATCATGTTACTCTCAAGTTAAGCTTAAGCTCCGTAAGCTGTGCGTGAGAGTACAATTGGAATCAGAAATTGCAAATGAAAAATATGTTATCATTTTAATGATGTATAGCATTTTGTTCTGCGCAGTTTTGTGACAGCTCTCTTTGAACTGTTACATGTTGTGCGTGCAATGTAGTTATTGGCAATGTTGTGCGTGCAATGTAGTTATTGGCACTTTTTGACAGCTTTTTGCGCCAAAGAGTTCCCGTTGGCCGTTCCCTTCCTCGTTATTGCCTCACAGTTTGACACGGTTCTTTACGAGCTggcgaattttttttcttaaagttgAATTAATCATATATCTTGTTGGTGCTCAGCCTTTTACTGAAGAAACTCGTAGTCTGTTTTAGCGTAGGCTTAAGGTTGAAATCAGAATTCATTTTACCAGAGCCACAAAGTATAGTTTGCAACTTCATTTTGcacataatttaatttttaggtTTGACGCCTTCAGAAAATATAGAAAACAAGCGCTGGATGACTGTGAATTTACTTATGAGAAGGGGCGAGCCATTTGACttgtgaggggggggggggggttggggggCTTGAAGATTTCTCTGTGACAAGACCATTTTTTCGCAACTGACCAACAAAGCAGATATCTTTTTTTGGTCGAAAGGCAGCACAACAATTATTTTTGGGAGCTTATCTTCTGCAGGATTTTTTTACTCTATTCCCTTTTAAAGAAGTTCGCTTTGTATTAAATCTCACAATATTAAAAGACAATAGCAATGTTAAATATTTTTGGATTCAATATTAGCtatcatttattgttttcttcttttttgaaCTTGAATGTAAGTGCAGTATTCATATTTTAGAGTCCAAGTATGACTGTTATGGCCGTTGTTCAGTACACCAATCAATTAAAAGTTGATTTTTTGGTAGATTAAATCTAAAGTCAGTAGAGCAACGTGGTATACAACGTTCAATTTTAAGAATATTCTGGtttaaataatattgtttattaCAAACAGTTTTATTGATAGGAGGCCTTGAATTAATCTCATTCCCAACTGAATGGAAGAATTTTGATTCAGTTGGTCAGGTATCAACGAAATaatgattttattatttattgatgaTGTAAAAGACTGCCATGCCAGAAAAACGATTAGATAACTAAATCATTAGACTAATATTAAGACTCTATGAACTCAGTGAACTCccatttttaagaaaaaactcGCTttattgtaatgtaatgtatttgcacatatcactttcgtctcatggcggtttacaattgttattgaaaggaaatcaaatcaacattattcaaatcactaatttacaaccgtctttctacaaatcagatacaatcaaatcaaatgttggtttttggtgagaggggaaaaccggagtacccgggggaaaacctctcataacagagtagagaaccaacaaactcaatccacgtatgacgccgagcgCGGAAATCGAACcagggccacattggtggaaggcaagtgctctcaccactaggccaaccctgccaccattGAATAAAAGAGTAGAGCTTGTATGTAAACGACTCAGATTTGGTAGACCACAAGAAGAGATGGGCTGTTTCAGgatttgtaactttttttttttggctgcaCAACGCCTACATGGTTTTATTTTCCTCAGACCTGGCCATgcatggatttttttttactcggGAGGctgcaagaattttttttttcaaaatcccCTATAACCTCAAAAGTCAAATGGTTCCCCCCTAAGTCGCCCTTCTTCCCTCACTTTAAATTGGATAGACGCGCAAATGTGTTTGCTACATATCAGCCCACGCGCAAAAAGCGCTTTAAATATTGTAATCGCATTCATAATACGCCAGTAATTAAAAGACGAAAGATATCTTGAGCATCTGAAAACAAGTTTCTGAAGTCACCGCTTTACTTCCGTGACACAATTTGCACAAGTTGACTGATTGATGCTGTGACTTTGCCGATTTTGAGAGTGCTGATAGTTGGCGCTGATAAAAGGCTCGGCGCTATTTTTTATATCCAGATTATACGGGATTACGACCGACGTTTCTACAACTACATCTAAACATAACATGCAATTTGCTCATTTACCGTGAATAGACTTTTCCTTCTGAAAAAATCCCCCCCGTCAAGAattttgataatttttcatAGCCTCCCCTCAATTTCTGTCACAACGAGAAGGTGATGAATATTTAAGCTCGAGTTAACTCGTTAACACTTTTAAAGACGTTTCTGAGAACAAATGTGTGGTTTTAGGCGATACGTAGTGAAAATTGGGTTGATATGATTATATATAACATCTTAAGCTAAACTTGCGACGTTTTTGCTGATCGCGAGGACTGCACGGAACTTCGTCGTTTTCGggaattaaaatattttttttgttaacgtgCATGACGCAGCAGTTGACCTATGGGAAATATTAAACTTGCGCTAATTCTCATATACGCCCAGCGGAGATAAACGCCTAGGTTTTAGTTTAACTTTAATTGAGCAATCGTTTAGTTTTCTACCAGAGATCTCTATTGGACTGTAATTTACAGCTAACCCGCAATGCTTTTGATGGTTATCCAGATTAAGCAAAATTAGGAAAACTCGGCACAAAAGTAAGTTTGTTATCGCTTTTTGTGATGTTGTTAATAATTTCAATCTTGTTATTTTGAATTAGTTTTTCCCGCTTCACTcgttttgattgttttgtttattgtcaATTTATATCGTTAAGTAGATTATATTCTACATTTTAATTTCAgatcgaaaaaaaaatcaatgatacGATTTGCGAGTATTCTTATGTAAAG
The nucleotide sequence above comes from Acropora muricata isolate sample 2 chromosome 12, ASM3666990v1, whole genome shotgun sequence. Encoded proteins:
- the LOC136893752 gene encoding uncharacterized protein; this encodes MWPNAPVEELEEDDNEIRKLPTVMFVSSASQIDVLLQRYSSWSSLIKVMSWVLRFVQRSRKKVPAYLKASTLQLVKIQQTSQEIVRLVQSQHFHEEYLCLKEGRQVKCNSKLANLSPILIDGVIRVGGRIHRSPIAFKAAHPMVLPKSHHVSILILRYYHYVLGHAGREHVLSVIRQSFWILRGRSLVRQILSKCVSCRRRNTPTLQQVMADLPKERLVPYQPPFTYTGLDFFGPFYVKRSRSTVKVYGCIFVCFNSRAIHIEDVSSLETDTFIQALLRFISVRGCPKEIWSDNGTNFTGAEKELRLLVQGMSDERIKIELHSLEVEWYRCPLPEWRFQPPAAKPYVGSLGEAR
- the LOC136893753 gene encoding uncharacterized protein — translated: MKAVLGSRSALVDLEALRTVFAEVTSILNSRPICSSSDDPKDMEPLTPNHLLLQRRNLFVPPGIFAKEDVYSRKQWRHTQFIANCFWSRWVREYVPMLQHRHKWLLNRRNLAVNDLVLVVDNTLPRCRWLLGRVTKVFPGEDARLRTAEVKTKTSRLVRPVTKLCLLEEAT